The nucleotide sequence GGAATGCCACTCCGCTAGATGTTGGTGATGTCTTACGCTGACCACTAGCATCATTGGCTGCTGCTGTCGTCGTTGCGGGGGAGGCTTTGTCAGTTAACAGAATTTTGCCATTCGATAAAGCAACCTCACCAGTGAGACTCGGTTCGAATAGATTCCCAGCGACATTTACACAACCTTTGACACCCCCGCGATATAACTCCTGATAACTGAGTGAAATTTGATTCAGCGCCACGTTAAGCGATTGGTTAAGACCTTGCTCAGCACCTTGGGCCAGACAATCTTGTAAGGCCAACCCGTCTGGAATCACGACATTCGGCAATACGCCAGATATCGGAATGCGACCCTTGGCGGCAATATTACCCTGATTAAAGGCTCCCTCTAAGCGTTCTACTTGGACCCAGTTGCGATCGAAGCGAATCTGGCCATTCACACGCTTCAGTGCTTCCGGTAAACCTTGTACAGCAAAACTAGCGTCATTCAATGCCACAACACCATCAGCGCGAATATCGTCCAGTGCTCCCTCAACTTTGAGCTTAACTTGACCCTTACCACTAATCCATTTGATGGGTAAATCAACTAAGTTCAGCAGCGCTATTCCATCATCCTGGACGCGAATTTCGGCTGCAATCTTTTCATTAGCCGGATATACCTGAATTTGGGGGATGGGGAGCGGGATTTCCCCAACAATACTCAAGGACTCTGAAGCCGCTAAATTTAGACTAGCGGATAAATCCAGACGACCAAGATTGTAGTTAAAGATTCCACCAGCACGGTTAATCGGCTGATTATTAATTGCGCCGTCCGTAATTGAAACTAAACCCTTTATGGTCGGATTTTCGCGACTGCCGCTGATTGTCGCAGTTGTTGTCAAGTCGCCAGTAATTTGGCCAGCCAATGGATAGAACCGCTGAATTTCCGCAATCGGTAATTTATTAATGCTCAACTGACCAGCTGTATTTTTGCCGCCATAGTTCAACTGTAAGTTAACCTGAGCTTCACCAATTTGGGCGATCGCACGAGTAAGGTTGAGCTGCCGATCGATGTAGCTTGCATCAACGACGATCGATTGAATTTGCAACGCTGAATTATCCGGTGCAACTAAGGGAGTCGATTGATCCTTAACTTGGGATTGGGAGGTGGGATACGGTCGCCATTCAACATTCCGAGCCTGCAATTTGAACTCATCAATTGATAATCCTTGTGGCCCAAACTGGAACCGCACATCACTATTAAAGCGACCACGAATATTGGTATATGTTGGTGGAGCTGGCTTAGCTGCAGCAATTTTTTGGATCTGTTGATTTAGTTTCTCGAACTGCTCCAACTGCATTTTCAGCGAAATATCCGATTGATTCGGTGCCCCAACCGTTATGCGGCCAATATCGGCGGCCTTGGCGTTCGCTGTCGGCCCTGGCCCACTGCTAAGCCCACTGCTAAAGCCACTCAACTCAAAAACCTGTAGTGCGGCAAATACATCTTCAATTCGCCCTTGCTCAACTTTCACGCTCCCGGTCACTTTTGGCTTTGACTTTAAATCCACCGCGCCGGCGATTAAAAAGCGACTATCACCCTTTTGGAGGAGTAAGTCAGAGACGCGTAACAGACGATTCGCGTAGACAAAATTTGTGTTGATATTATTCGTGGCGATCGACCCTAGTTGCGGTTGAGCCAGGGTGATATTGCCTCGTGCAACCCCATTGACATAACTTCCCTGGGCTTTAACCCGTTTGCTGCGGAATGCCGTCGAGAATTGACCAAATGCCGCTTGATCGATGAATAACTGCGCTTGGGGAATTTCCTGGCGGGCTAAGTCAACTGTCAAATTGCCCGATAACTGTCCACTAATGGACGATACGGGCAAACCCAAAGAATTCAGTTCAGACAGGGGAACCGCTGCGACCTTGAGGTTAAACAAATCTCCTTGGGCCTGACCGAAAATTTTCAGTTGGTCTCGCTGGATGTTAACTGAAATCGGCTGATTTTGGCCATTGAGGTTAAGTGCTAAACGATCGTTCGCCCCAACTGTCGCCAGCTTCAATCCTTGCCCAGGAGTCAAATTCACTTGACCACGCAATGGTTCAAACTTCAGACTGTTGACACTAAAACCGCGCAAGGCAATGTTCCCTTGAATTTGCGGCTGTGTGATGGCACCGTTTAATCGCCCATCAAAATCAGTTACCCCATTGACTTGCAAGGCTGGAGGTAGCGCTACGGGCAATTTCGACAACGCGAGATTTTTGGCATTTACCCGTAAATCTAACCCAGTGATTGCCGGATTGCCCTGGACATTCGCAAAGATGGTGCCACTGGCTGATAGATCGGGTCCTATTGCCGATAGCAGGTTAACCTGACGGCCATCCCAGTTGAACTTTGCGTCAATCGGCTGCGATGCGAGGGAAATACCTTGAGAGAGTCGGACTTGCCCATCGAGCCGTGTCTGCGGAATACTGAGGTTCGCGAGATTCCCGCGCAGTTTGAGCTGACCATCGGCTGCTCCACGCAAATCTTTATTCACTTGAGCCAAGGCAATACTTGCTAGATCCACATCCGCTTGCCAGCGCTGATCGGCAAACCGGGCTAAAGCGTTAATTCTGCCACCATAGGTCTGTGCCGCCAAATTAATCGTGCCAACCGTTTGAGCCAATTTGAGCTGATCGAGTCGCCCTTGCAACGCAGCCGTCCCACTCGCCAGACCTGTAACTTGTGGGTTGATTTGAGTCAAGTTGAGATTTGCCGCACGGACATTTGCAAACCACTGACGATCGCGCAATGCACCACTTCCCTCAACTCTCCCACCATAGGTTTGTGCAACAAATTCGATATTGCCCGTTGTTTGGTCAATACTGGGTTGATCAAGACTGCCGCGTAGGTTAGCCGTTCCAGTGGCTACTCCGTCTAATTGTGCATTCACTTTCGCCAAGTTAGCATTCACAACGCGGATATTTGCCTGCCACTGACGATCGCGCAGTTGCCCTGTCGCCGTCACTGTTCCACCATAGGCTTGGGCTGAAAATTGCGAGATATCAATTTGCTTACCGTTCTGCGCAATTATCAGATTGCCCCGTGCGGCATAGTCCGATTCTGGTGCTTGCCAGTTGACCCGCGTAATTAGGTTGTCAACTCGGCCATTAACCTTGACCGTTGCATCCACAGGACCAACTTTGACTGGGGGCTGCTGCTGCGTATAAATCTGAGCGATCGCATCGCCTGGAAGCGCTGCCACATTTAGATCGACTTTAATACTTTGTGGAGCCGTAATATTAATCGCCGCTTGGCCCGTTACCCGTCCACCAACTTGTGGTGCCAGTGTCAGGTCTGCAAGCGTTAACTGACCCGTTTTCGTATTTAACTGAAACTTGCTAGCGACTTGTCCAAGGGCGACTTTATCTACGATGACCGCTTGGGTATTACGCACTGTCCCAGACAATATTGGCGCACCGATCGGCCCTTGCATATTCACTTGCGCCGCGACTGCCCCAATCACGGGCACGGGCGATTTAACTTCAAAGGTCTTCAGAAACAACGGAATACCAACGTTGGCAATTTTCGCTTTGAGATCGAATCCCACGTTCGGGTCAATCGTCCCATCAGCCACAAACGGAATCGTGCCAAACTTGGCTTTTACACCCTTCAGATTAATTGCTTGACCCGCAAAATTTATCTTGCCGTTAATCGATTGCAACGGCTGTGGTGTGCCGGGAGCAATCAGATCAACCTGCTTTAAATTTGCCTCTCCCTGCAAACTTACAGGGCTGTTAGGTGCTAGCGTCATGACAACTTTGCCATCCGCCCGCCCTTTCTGGATCTCGATGGGCAATTGCGCGAGTCGATCGATATCTGCCACTAACAGATCATCCGCCTCAACTGTAATTTCCGAGTGCATGCCTTGCCCTTGGCGCTGCTGACTTTCGCCATTTATCTGTAAACTACCGTTTGTTGCAGCATTTGCGCGCAAATCATAGGTGAAACGACGATTTTCATCAAGCAGATTGAGCGCCCCAAAAACTTGATTTAACTGAATTGACTTACGCGTTTGCTTCGGCTTCGGCTTCGGGGAAAGTTCAATCTTCGCATCCTTTAACTGCACCTGGTTCAACTGCACCTCAATTGCAGCTTTCTCCTCGGACTGCCGCAGCTTAGTCGCAATCCAAAGTCCATCAAAATCCTGCTTCAAATAGGCTTCCGGCTGAATTAACGCGACATTCAGCGCCAACTGTCGCTGCCATAATAATTTCCACGGATTAAATTGTATCTGTACCGCTTTAACCGTCAAACGATCGGCGTCATCACTGGTTGCTGGTACAGAGCTTTGGCCAAACTGTAAATGATTAAAGGAAAACTCCTCAAGATCGCCAATCTTAATGGGACGGTTCAGCTCTTTGCTGAGCGACTTCGATACCAGCGGAGCCAACTCTTGATGAATAAATATCCAGGCCCACCGCGACCCAGCCGCAATACCTGCAACTGCCAATAATGCTAGTACAAATAACGCTTTAATCCACCAGGAACGCTGTGAAGGTGGTGGTGTTGATGGTTCAGAAGAGGACATACAAGACCTATCTCACAGTGTTTGTTGAAGCTCATTGCGTGCATCTTAACGTGCGTAACGCACACGTGGCTGTTTCTCGCTAACAGATCAAATTCTGTTGAATATGTAATAGAGTATGAATTAAATTCGGGGGAATCAGGCGAAAAATCGACTTAGATTAAGCGTTATGGGAAAAAATGCTCTAAAAGCGTAATTAAGTAAAAATTTAGACTGATGACGAAGTCGGTTGCAATGCGGCGGATCAATGAATTGTGCTGGAATGAATTGTAGTGGTTGGATACCGGCAGTGTTCAAAACCCCTATCGTATTATGCTCCGTAGATTACGTTGGGATAACCGATCGAATAGTCAGCCCTAACGTTTCAGCAAACTGTGCGAAAGTCAAGAACTTGGGCACATACCCCGTGACATCTAGCTGTGTAGCTTCCCAGACTTGTTGGTCGATCGAGTGTGACATTACAATCACCGGAATATCCCAAGGTCTTTCAAAAAGGCGTAGGTTGCGTAGTAGTGAAATTCCACCGGCATGGGGCAGATCTAGGTCAAGCAAGAGAATCGATCGTTTGATGTCGGTATTTTCTGAAGCAACTGCTAGTTTCTCAAGGGCTTCCACACCATCCGGCACAACTTGTAGGTTGATATTGAGTTGACTGCGACGGAGAGCTCGCTGAACGATCATGACTTCCAATGCATCATCTTCGACTAATAGCAGATTGATTCCTTGTGTTTCATCCTGGTGTGCCAGCATATGGCTGATTCCTCAACTTTAAATTTAAAAAGATATCCGTATCTATTTCCGCTAATCCCGAAAACTAAGATTGAGCTTGCTCTGAATACTGAACATTGCCGATATAGACTCAGGCCAAAATAGACTGCTAAATACAAACAACATTGGTGTTACCAATGGAATTGATACTATCCACATATTGCCAATCAGTCCGTTCATCGTCGCCCGCTAAAAGAGATAAATCCAGTCCGGAGAATGCGCCACGCAATATACCTTTTGAGCTACAGTCTAATTCGAGCATTCCAGGCCGTGATGTGTCTAAAATAGCTGCGATAGTTTTCATGATTGGCAAAGTCCAGATTGGATTTTGATATTTAGTCAAAGCGATTGCTGAATTCCGGCATTAGCACTGACTTAGAACAGTCACAGCAGTGACCAAGGCATCTAAAATCATTGCTGAGGCACCCAGACGGAGACGGAACCCGCCGCGCAAGGAAATTCGGCCCAGCCATGCTCGTTTGTTGTGACTGAGTCGGTAATATGCTCAGTCAGATCAATATAGGTTTGCGCAGGCTGTGCTGTTTCCATCCACTTTTGTCCCGCATCACCATTACTCAAGACGACAGCCATACCACCGGGTTTTGCTTCTGTCCCAATCCGCGTCCAACCGATCGTGTTAGCGTGGTCAAAATAGTCGTATTGGTCGCCGTAAGCGTACTCCTGCCGCACCTTAAGGAAAATATCAATTAGCCGCTGGTGACTATCCATCCATATCTCATACTCTTGACCATCATTACCCTGATCACGATAGTGAGCACCATAATAATCAGCATAGAAAATGCATGGATAGCCATCTCGGCGGAGCAAGATTAAGGCGTAGGCTAGTGGCTTAAACCAAGGCTCAACAACTGATTCTAAGGCTTGTAGCGGCTGTGAATCATGATTTTCTACCAAAGTCACAGCTAATGCAGGTTGCTGCTTGACTAAGCTGTTATCAAAAATTTGGCGCAGGTCATACCCATTCCCGGCTTTGCTAGCATCAGCAAAGTTGTAATGTAGAGGTGCATCAAATAACATGACATCACCACCGGTCACGTCAATAAAATGATGCAACGCCTCAACGTCACCGGACCAATATTCCCCGACGGCAAACAAGCGTTTGCCCGATTGTTTACGGCAATGTTGTAGCCATTGAGGAAAGAAGCCGGCTCGAACATGTTTTACTGCATCAAACCGAAATCCATCAACATTCGTCGTATCAACATACCATTCCCCCCAGCGATTTAAGCGTGTCTGTACCTCTGGATGCTCAACATCAAGGTCGCAGCCCATGAGATAGTCAAAAACACCTTTTTCTAAATCAACATTGTTATCAAATTGTTTGCCTTCGAATAGATAAATAGCATCCTTGTCTTGATCATGCTGATTGTAGTCAACAGCATCAAAATGCCACCAGTGCCACTCGGCATCGGAATATTTACCATCACGGCCGGGAAACGTATAATGTGTCCAGACCTTAACTGTCTGCATATCACCGATCGTTTCATGGCGGTTATGGGGATTTAGCGGCACAGCCTGAGCTTCTTCCGCATGGTCGGCACCCATCATATGATTCATGACCACGTCTGCGTAGACTTCGATACCAGAGGCTTGAACTGCAGCAATCGCATCCAGGTACTCGGCCTTCGTACCATACTTCGTACGCACCGAACCTTTCTGATCAAACTCGCCTAGATCGTACATGTCGTAAACGCCATAGCCAACGTCATATCCGCCTCCAAGACCTTTGTAAGCAGGGGGTAACCACAAGGCTGTAATGCCGATTTCCGCTAGATCATTAGACTTTGATTTGAGATCATTCCAAAGCTTCCCATCTGGTTCCACATACCAGTGGAAGAACTGCATCATGACACCATTAACTTTAGACATGCTGGACTCCAGACCTGAGATAATCGATAAAACGAAGGGAGCTAATTGAAATTTTTTACAGAATCAACAATTACTCTGATGTGGTAATTGGTGCTTGCAACAGCTATTGTTGAATGTCATCGAGCTGCTCGATCGTGATAAAACCGTATTGCCACAACAGCATTGGTAAAGGTCCGTGCTGTCTCTGGCTTTGACGTAGCGCAACCTGAATTTGCTCTGAAGATAGTGCCAGCTCTGTTTTCAGGAACTGAATTAACTGCTGCAAGTTGTGGTATTTCATAGAACTTTTGAGAACACACGAGAACGAAACTAAAAATTGCGATTGATGAGGGAAGAGATGGATGTGAATGACTTACCAAGCTAGGTCGAAGGGGTTGCTTCGCAGTGGGTCGCTGCTTCAATTAAATGCTGGATGACATTTTCTTTAACCATGAGCTGGCGGGTGAAATTAACTACGGCAGCTTGAAGTTCCTCACGACTGAGATAATCGGTGGAAACTTCCAGGGCGCATATATGAAATTCCTGTTCGAGGGATAGTTGAAACTTACGGTTATCCATTTGATGTCTCCATAAAATTTGTTTATTCTGCTGCATCCAGCCCAGCTAAGAACTAACAAAGCATTGACTGAAGATTTGATCCCACTCTAAAACTTCTAGTTGAATTTGCAGTCTGTCTGATTGCGGAAACCCACTGAATCAAAAGGAATACCTCGTCACATAGGGTATTTCGGGCTGTATTCCCTGGAGTGAAACTATTCTAGCGATCGTTCCCTAATCGAGAATGGAAAAATCTCGGGTTTGCACTTTCGGTAGACGGTAGTTCAGTGATCACGGCATAAAGTGGAAATGTTGGAAAAAGAGGAAATCAATTTATGGATAACCGCACAGAAAGAGATGGTTACGATCGTCAGATGATTCCCGCTGAGATAGCGGCGCGGATTGAGCGTGAAGGCGAAGATTACAAGCAAATTCCGGATCAGGATAGCGAAGGCATTGATACAACAGATGGTGTGACCGTTGACAATGAAGGCTTGCTCAATAACTATGCGATTGAGCCTGAAATGTACTACGAAGAGCCCGGCGATCGTGCGGAAATAAAGGCAGCCGAGAAGGCAGAGCGCGAAGCACAGTTGAAAGAGATTAATCAGACAGACGAGTCGGGTCAGTTGACGATGGAGCAAGACCGCCGTGGTCGTGGTGTCGGCATTATCTAGGCAGCTATCAATATGGGTGAGAAAAAACATCTCTAACGCCCACGGGCCAGGCATATTAATATGTCTGGCCCATAGTTTATTGGTTCAACACTGCATCAATCATGATTAGATCGAGCATTTATCGTAGTATTGATGCCCATAGCCTTGACACTTATCGTCTTGATGCAAGCCTAAATCAATGGCAATAGAATGATAAAAGTCGTACCTTGGCCTACCTGGGATTCAACCTCGATTTGCCCCTGATGACTTTCAATAATTTTGCGTGATAGATATAGTCCTAAACCGCTATTAGATCGCTTGTGCTTGCCTCGCCGAAATCGCTTAAATAGCTGAGTTTGATCAGCTTCAGAGATGCCGACACCAGTATCACTGACGGTAATTTTAAACTGTGGATTGCTGGGACTGCTACCGGTGAGCCGAATCGTAATACCACCCGTTTCTGTGAATTTGAGGCTATTCCCAATTAAATTCACTAAGACACGCTTAATTTCTGCGCGATCAAGTGCAATATCATAGGTGAGTTGGGGCGCTGTAATTTCGAACTCTAAGCTGAGTTGTTTATCAATCGCAAGTGGCTCAAGCTGCTGTAGAACTTCTTTAACGAGGCGTGGCATATTGACGCTCACCCGGTTGATTTCCTTGGCTCCAGCCTCATAGCTATAGACTTCAACCAGATCCTGAACCATTTTTAGCAAATCACGATTGCTACTAGTAATGATGTCAATTTTAGCTTGAACGGTTTCTGCGACTTCACCAAACGCACCTTCTTGAATCAACTCCAGCATACGATTAGCACCAACTAGCGGTGTTTGCATATCGTGGGTCATGCGTGAAATAAACTCTTCGCGTTGTTCGAGTAGTGCTTCGCGTTGTTGTTTAATCCGCTCAGATTCCTGCTGTGCCGCGTATAAGCGTAGGCATTGCCGCATAATCCGATCAAGTAACTCAGGCCGGATCTTATCTTTGGCAATATAGTCTGAGGCACCGGCTTTCATAAGTGCCACAGCAACCTGCTCATCTCCGTGACCCGTCAGCGCAATTAGCGGATAGCGCACTCCGAGTTGTCTCAATTGGCCAACGAGCTCAACGCCATTACCATCCGGTAAGTTGTAATCGACGAAGGTGCAGTCGAAAGACTGACTCTGGCTAAGGTCCAAAGCCGCCTTGCAGTTTTCAGCTTCAATTACCTCTAGCTCGGTTTGAATTTTGCGGAGATTACGCTTTACGGCCATCCGATCCACCGCATCATCATCAACGACAAGAACCTTTAATCTTTCTTGTTGCACCATTGTCTTCCTACGAATCTTGAATTCAATGCGATTTTCCTGAGCCGCATTATTGATCAAAGCTCTGTAGCGTAACGATTAACTAGAAATCTGGCAAATACTCCAATAACGGGTGATGATGCCGATCATCTCAACAAATTCATGAAAATCAACTGGCTTAACAATATAGCCCGCAACATTTAACTCATAGGCTGCTGCTAAATCCTGGGGTTGATCGGATGTGGTTAGAATAATGACTGGAATTTTACACATGTTTTCCCGGCTGCGTAGAATTCTGAGAAACTCGAGCCCACCCATCTTCGGCATATTTAAATCAAGCAAGATAATCAGGTTATCGCGCTCACCAGATGAGCTATCACCATAGCAATCATCGAGAATTTCTAATGCTTCGAGCCCATGCGCTGCTCGCTGCAATGGAATATCCAGATGATTTTTGCGCAGAGCACGCTGGACATTCATCACATCGACATCGTCATCTTCAATCAGGAGTAGACTAAACTGCCGTTTTCTAACTAGATTGAGGGTTTGCATTGGGACGGTCTCGCATGCATTAAACTTGGGTACAAATCATTCAGGTGTTGTAGTCGCTGAATTAGGTATAGCCAGCTAATTATAAGCTGATGTTTTAAGTCTGAGTTTCTCTTTAGGGAGAAATGATAATCTAGCAATGAGAGGGAATTGGGAATTTTTATTCTATTTTAAGGGGTAAGATGCGGCATCACTGGACGTATACCTACCTATGTATGTTGACATTGATTAGTTGGACTGACTTCTTACTAAAGGGGTGGATTCGCCGACCTGTATAAGTTCAATTGAACTATATTAGTGATTGTTTTCAGTCTCAGGTAGTTGTGGCAATATCAGGTGTACTGCCAGTCCCCGCAGCGATTCAGGCACTGGATGTAACTCAATTGTGCCGCCAATTAGGTTTATCGTCTTATGGACTAATGAAAGGCCAATGCCGAGGTGCTCCGAGGCGTTAGGTGCATGTTCAAGCACCTGAAACATTTTGAACATTTGTTGGCGATACGCGGGTGCAATACCGGGGCCATCGTCCTGAATCACCAGTTCGACTTGCTGAGCGTGGGACTGTACTTTAATTATAATCGTGCCGCGATCGCGGTCATGATGCTCGATCGCATTGCGGATCAATTGATCGAAAATCAGACGCATTGCGAGATAGGAAGACCGCAATTTAGGTAGTGGGTGAGGTGTTTGCACGTCAAAATTGTCCGGTACGGGAATTTGCTGACAGACTTCGGCGACAATGAGGTTGAGATCGACCATTTGCGACGGCTCAATCCAGCTATCAATTCGCGCATAGCTCAGCAACCCATCAATCATGGCCTGAATTCGTTTGACGCGTTGATGCAAAAGCTGAAAGTGATTTTTGGTCTCACTATCGAGCGGCTCTACAAGATCAGCTTCAATCCACTGAGCTAGGCTGGCGATGCCACGTAGAGGAGTTTTGAGATCATGTGCAGCAGCATGAACGAAGTTTTCTAAGGATTGTTTCTGGCGCTGTAGTAACTGGTTAGTCGAGGAGAGCTCCTGATTTAGGGTCGCTAACTCACCAACTTTTTCCTGCAAGGCATTGGCCAAGCGAATTCGCTCTGATACATCGCGCAGCAAGACAATCAGCGTACGTGAAGCCGGATCGCTGCGGCTAATTGATAATTCGATCGGAATGACTTGGCCATCGGGACGATTTGCCTCCATTCGTTCAACAAGACCGCTTTCCAATCGTTGATTCACCCAGTTTTCCACATTAATCAGGGCCTGACGACGATCGGTTTTGGGTGGGAAGAGAATATTAACTAGCGATCGACCCCGCAGCGATGCAGATTTATAGCCCAAAATTAATTCAGCAGCTGGATTTAACGTCTCAATTAATCCCTGCTGATCGATCATAATGACACCATCAACCAGATTATCAGTAAGGGTGCGGTTGGCTGCGGTTGTGTGGTCGAGCTCGCGGCGACGTTGAAAGATTTCTTGATCAAGCACACGAAATAAATACACAACGCCGGCATAGGTAATCACGCTGAGTATTGCCCCAATGATCTGAATACGGTCAATCAGTTGCTTACGAGCTTGTAGCTGTCGCTGTTGCTGTTTGAGCTGTTTTTGCTGCGATGCTTGAAATTGGGCGACTGTCTGACGCAAGATATCCGTTTTCTGTTTGCCTTGGAGCAGCTTTTCGAGCAGTTCTTGGGACTCTGGCTTGGCCAAGGTGCGCTTGGGGCCAGTGAATCGCGATATTTCGGTTTGGCGATCGATCGCCTGAGCAAACTCCAGTAATTGTTCGGTAACAGCAAATCGAGCATTAATCTGCTGCTGTAGATCAGCGATCGCTGATCGCTGCTGAGGGGATTGTTGTTCGAGTGTTTTCAGCGCATTGGGGAGGGCCAGTTTGGCCAATCGGTAGGGTTGCAGAAACGTTTGGTCCTGGGTTAGCAAATAACCGCGTAGTCCTGTTTCATGATCAACCAAATATTGGAGAATCCGGCGGCTGGTTTCTAGCCGGGCTTCGGTAGCGTTGACCTGTTGCTGTAGTCGGAGTTCCGTCGATCGGGCATCCATCACAACCAGTAAGACGATAGCCAAGCAACTAGCCGGAATTGCAACGAGTAAGGCACCCCAGCGCCCGATCGAGATTTGCTGACTCAATTTACGTAGAAGCGGCTGAATTTTTGACTTCACTTGCTGCATTAGTTAGCCTGCTTAGGCCAGGTAAACTCAAACCGGCAGCCCCGTTCCGGGTTTGAATGGACGGTGATTGTACCGCCTTCCGCTTCGACAATTTTACGAATAATTGCTAAGCCGATGCCAGTATTTTCTGGGGCGTCGCTGGGATTTAAAGTATGGAAAATCCCAAACACCTGCTGCTGTTGCTCAAGCGGGATGCCTGGCCCATCATCGGTAACGGAAAAATGATAGTACTGCTCCGCATCTTGCCAGCCGATTTCAATTTTGCCTTCCTCCCGATCGTGATGTTTGATGGCATTACTGATTAAGTTAGCGAACACCTGCCGCATCAGCAAACGTTTAGCGGCAATATGGGGCATTGACTGGGAAAACTGCAGTATAAATGTCGGGGGTGGGGCGAGTGAGTCGATCACTTCGAGGATTAGCTGCTGAACATTGACAGTTTCTGTATCGATTTGCTCACGGCCAACCCGCGAATATTGCAGTAGGCCATTAATTAAGGCTTCCATTCGTTTGACACGCTGCCGCATCAGGACCAGCTGAGCCTGATTATCTTCGGGTAACTGACCACCTAAGTCCTCTTCTAGCCATTCCGACAAATTTGCGATACCGCGAAGCGGCGCTTTCAAATCGTGGGAAGCCATATAGACAAACTGATCGAGTTCATCATTACGCTGTTCTAAATCAGCTTTTGCCCGTTCAAGGGCTGCACGACTGGTGGATTCTCGCAGTTCGAGCGCTTTACGATCGCTAATGTCCTCGATCATGGCTAAGAAGTACAAGGGTTGATTGGATACACGATCAACCGCCCGGCGCAGCAATGTTACGGTAATGTTGACCCAAATGAGTCCCCCATTTTTATGGATATATCGTTTTTCGAGTGAATAACTTTTTAGCTTGCCATCAAGCAACTGCTGCACCATCGCTAAATCGCTGTCTAGATCTTCCGGATAAGTTATCTCCTGGAAGGTTCGCTGTAACAGTTCGGCCTCCGAGTAGCCGACAATCTGACAGAGCTTATCATTTACCCGTAGCCAGTGCCCGCTCAAATCAACGTGAGCCGCGCCCATCGCCACCTGTTCAAAGGTGGCTCGGAACTGAGCTTCACGCTCTTCAAGCCGTGAATTTTGTTGTTCTAACTGCTGGATGGCAGCCTCTAAGTCGGCAGTGCGCGCGGCAACCCTGGCTTCGAGTTGGGCCGTGAGGGCGCGCAGCTCTGTTGTTGCGGTTTTCTGGGCGGTAATGTCGCGAGCTTCAGGAATGACTAAGATAACCTTACCGTGACGATCGAAAACTGGTTTGAGGGTGAAATCGATCGAGACTGTCTGACTATTCGCGTCACGTAAATCAACTTCGTAGCGAATAAACTCTCCATCGGCGGCTCGGGCAATGGATTGTTTCAGGT is from Romeriopsis navalis LEGE 11480 and encodes:
- a CDS encoding translocation/assembly module TamB domain-containing protein → MSSSEPSTPPPSQRSWWIKALFVLALLAVAGIAAGSRWAWIFIHQELAPLVSKSLSKELNRPIKIGDLEEFSFNHLQFGQSSVPATSDDADRLTVKAVQIQFNPWKLLWQRQLALNVALIQPEAYLKQDFDGLWIATKLRQSEEKAAIEVQLNQVQLKDAKIELSPKPKPKQTRKSIQLNQVFGALNLLDENRRFTYDLRANAATNGSLQINGESQQRQGQGMHSEITVEADDLLVADIDRLAQLPIEIQKGRADGKVVMTLAPNSPVSLQGEANLKQVDLIAPGTPQPLQSINGKINFAGQAINLKGVKAKFGTIPFVADGTIDPNVGFDLKAKIANVGIPLFLKTFEVKSPVPVIGAVAAQVNMQGPIGAPILSGTVRNTQAVIVDKVALGQVASKFQLNTKTGQLTLADLTLAPQVGGRVTGQAAINITAPQSIKVDLNVAALPGDAIAQIYTQQQPPVKVGPVDATVKVNGRVDNLITRVNWQAPESDYAARGNLIIAQNGKQIDISQFSAQAYGGTVTATGQLRDRQWQANIRVVNANLAKVNAQLDGVATGTANLRGSLDQPSIDQTTGNIEFVAQTYGGRVEGSGALRDRQWFANVRAANLNLTQINPQVTGLASGTAALQGRLDQLKLAQTVGTINLAAQTYGGRINALARFADQRWQADVDLASIALAQVNKDLRGAADGQLKLRGNLANLSIPQTRLDGQVRLSQGISLASQPIDAKFNWDGRQVNLLSAIGPDLSASGTIFANVQGNPAITGLDLRVNAKNLALSKLPVALPPALQVNGVTDFDGRLNGAITQPQIQGNIALRGFSVNSLKFEPLRGQVNLTPGQGLKLATVGANDRLALNLNGQNQPISVNIQRDQLKIFGQAQGDLFNLKVAAVPLSELNSLGLPVSSISGQLSGNLTVDLARQEIPQAQLFIDQAAFGQFSTAFRSKRVKAQGSYVNGVARGNITLAQPQLGSIATNNINTNFVYANRLLRVSDLLLQKGDSRFLIAGAVDLKSKPKVTGSVKVEQGRIEDVFAALQVFELSGFSSGLSSGPGPTANAKAADIGRITVGAPNQSDISLKMQLEQFEKLNQQIQKIAAAKPAPPTYTNIRGRFNSDVRFQFGPQGLSIDEFKLQARNVEWRPYPTSQSQVKDQSTPLVAPDNSALQIQSIVVDASYIDRQLNLTRAIAQIGEAQVNLQLNYGGKNTAGQLSINKLPIAEIQRFYPLAGQITGDLTTTATISGSRENPTIKGLVSITDGAINNQPINRAGGIFNYNLGRLDLSASLNLAASESLSIVGEIPLPIPQIQVYPANEKIAAEIRVQDDGIALLNLVDLPIKWISGKGQVKLKVEGALDDIRADGVVALNDASFAVQGLPEALKRVNGQIRFDRNWVQVERLEGAFNQGNIAAKGRIPISGVLPNVVIPDGLALQDCLAQGAEQGLNQSLNVALNQISLSYQELYRGGVKGCVNVAGNLFEPSLTGEVALSNGKILLTDKASPATTTAAANDASGQRKTSPTSSGVAFQNLRLNLNQNIQIVKAPIINFVAEGALTVNGKLNALQPTGEVFLRSGQVNLFSTQFVLARGYRHRAAFIQGKGLDPYIDVRLIALVPEVTRTPLFTQEQTIAAEIDDSPRLASSFGALGSVRVEAKVEGAASQLFDNLELSSTPRRSQNEIVGLLGGSFIDALSGGDGTTLGLANLASSGLLRNIQGSIGNALGLSDFRLFPTISTREDQRSSTLGLAAEAGYDITPALSGSVLKVLTNGAPAQFGLRYRINDNFLFRGSTDFSGESRAFFEYNARF
- a CDS encoding response regulator, giving the protein MLAHQDETQGINLLLVEDDALEVMIVQRALRRSQLNINLQVVPDGVEALEKLAVASENTDIKRSILLLDLDLPHAGGISLLRNLRLFERPWDIPVIVMSHSIDQQVWEATQLDVTGYVPKFLTFAQFAETLGLTIRSVIPT